The Deltaproteobacteria bacterium nucleotide sequence CGACATCGTGGAATTCGAATATGATGAAGAGAGTCGCGGGATAGCTCTGGATTTTGATGGCAGAGAGTGAAGGAATCAATGCGCAGCACATTTGCAGGAAGGGAACTCGTTCGACGTCCGACCTGTGCGTTTTGCGGGATGCCGATTGAAAAGCCCAGGGAAGGGGCTATGAGACGACCGACTGAAATGCCGGTCGGATCCTGCTCTTGCGGGGCCGTGTTCGCATGCGACATAACCGGCCATAATCTCGGGACCGCGATGATCGAAGCACTGATGTTCGCATGCAACATGGACTGGGATCTGGCCTGGAGCCTGCTGCCCGGGGACGACTACATTGAAGAGCGAGTGGAGAAATACGATCTGGAAAATCATTTGATCGTTCCCGGCGGGTTTTTGGAAAGCCGCGCCATCCGTGGCGTATTGTTTTTTATCCGTATGCATGAGGACATCCGGGAGGTAACTCAAGAGGGCGTACAACGGGCCGTGAGCGCCGGCAAAAGCGAACCGCCGCGGAAAGCCTCCGGGCGACCGAAGACGAAAGCCTTCACGAAACAGGAAATTGAAGGTCTTGTGGAGCGATACGAGACCGAAACATTGCTGACCGCGGCCCGCGAGGATAAACGGATCATAAGAGATCTTCAGCGTTTGCTCTATACGGGAGACGAACTCCTCCGCATGCGAGCAGCGGACATGCTGGGCAGGGCGGCGGCGGCGATCGCAGAGGACGACCCCAATGCCGTGTCCAACCTGCTTCAGAGGCTCTTCAGCGCTCTGACGGATACGGCGGCGTCCTCCTGGGGCGCTTTGGACGCCATTGGAGAGATTATCCGAAACCGGCCGGCAGTGTTTTCGGGCTACGTTCCACATCTGTTCAATTTCGTCACGGATGCTCAACTCAGGCCCAGAGTGCTCTGGAGTCTGGGACGAATTGCCGAGGCAAAACCGGATATTTTGAAAAGTAAAGCCCGGCGCTTCTTTCCCATGCTTCGTGACCCGGACCCGATGACGCGCGCCTATGCCGCATGGATCTTGGGGCTGTTGGGATATGCGGACGCTAGAGAGGAACTCGAACGTCTACGGAATGAGACGACCGTTGTCCGCAGATATGACGACGGACGGTTCTCCAACTTCACCGTGGGCCAAATGGCGTCTCAGGCCCTGGAAGGATTGTGATATCGTTGGGCGTCCCCGCCGCCCCGGCCTGCTCCTTGCGTTTGTTTTTCGCGTCCCCCGCCGGCGATATCGAGATGGACGAATCGAACCTCGGCCTTCCCTTTCTGCTCGCTCCTAATAAACCCCATTCGAGCCTGACGTTGCGTGACTAC carries:
- a CDS encoding PBS lyase; translation: MRRPTEMPVGSCSCGAVFACDITGHNLGTAMIEALMFACNMDWDLAWSLLPGDDYIEERVEKYDLENHLIVPGGFLESRAIRGVLFFIRMHEDIREVTQEGVQRAVSAGKSEPPRKASGRPKTKAFTKQEIEGLVERYETETLLTAAREDKRIIRDLQRLLYTGDELLRMRAADMLGRAAAAIAEDDPNAVSNLLQRLFSALTDTAASSWGALDAIGEIIRNRPAVFSGYVPHLFNFVTDAQLRPRVLWSLGRIAEAKPDILKSKARRFFPMLRDPDPMTRAYAAWILGLLGYADAREELERLRNETTVVRRYDDGRFSNFTVGQMASQALEGL